One genomic window of Candidatus Nitrospira inopinata includes the following:
- a CDS encoding complex I subunit 4 family protein, with translation MLEELTAGFPILSCILFLPMAGAILLWLMEDEDLVRTSALAISLIELALAVFVLLRFVPESAAMQFAERVQWVPALGISYHLGVDGISVLFVGLTAFLTVLVVIYSWDTVRYQLKLYMMCLLALETTTMGVFVSLDLVLFFVFWELMLIPSYFLIKLWGGGAERHYAALKFVLYTLLGSVFLLVGIALLNINFHQWASLHHAEQAYSFDLLELLSVPVPYNQQVLIFWLMFMGFAFKAPLFPFHTWLPDALLEGPIGMAVVLAGVKLGTFGFIRFSIPLLPDASKSEPVVMVVVLLGLCAILYGAWIALIQHDLRRLLAYSSISHLGFVVVGLFALNYQGLQGSLLTMINLGFSTAGLFFIAGFLYSRQQTTQLSSFGGMAKQVPLLATFFLIIGLASIGLPGTNGFVGEFLILMGAFKAKWWIGAIAVLGVIFGAAYFLWYYERAMLGPAGKAVKSTMSDLQFREIVIASALSVMIVWIGLYPSPFLRIMNGSVQALVDRLNHGTVAAFETAVGENGP, from the coding sequence ATGCTGGAAGAACTCACGGCCGGTTTCCCGATTCTCTCCTGTATTCTCTTTCTGCCGATGGCGGGCGCGATCCTCCTGTGGCTGATGGAGGATGAAGATCTAGTGCGGACCTCGGCCTTGGCGATCTCCTTGATCGAACTTGCGCTCGCCGTGTTCGTGCTGCTTCGGTTCGTGCCGGAATCGGCCGCGATGCAGTTCGCGGAGCGGGTCCAATGGGTTCCCGCCCTGGGCATCAGCTATCACCTCGGCGTGGACGGCATCAGCGTGCTCTTCGTCGGGCTGACGGCGTTTCTCACCGTGTTGGTGGTGATCTATTCCTGGGACACCGTTCGCTATCAGCTCAAGCTGTACATGATGTGTCTGTTGGCGCTGGAGACGACGACGATGGGGGTCTTCGTCTCTCTCGATCTCGTCTTGTTCTTCGTCTTTTGGGAACTGATGTTGATCCCCAGTTACTTTCTGATCAAACTCTGGGGCGGCGGAGCCGAGCGTCATTACGCGGCGTTGAAGTTCGTGCTCTATACCCTCCTGGGCAGCGTCTTCCTGCTGGTCGGCATCGCCCTCCTGAACATCAATTTCCACCAGTGGGCCTCGTTGCACCATGCGGAGCAGGCCTACTCCTTTGATTTGTTGGAACTGCTGTCGGTCCCCGTGCCGTACAATCAACAGGTGCTCATATTTTGGCTGATGTTCATGGGGTTTGCGTTCAAGGCGCCGCTCTTTCCGTTCCATACGTGGCTTCCCGATGCGTTGCTGGAGGGGCCGATCGGGATGGCGGTGGTCTTGGCGGGCGTCAAGCTCGGAACGTTCGGCTTCATACGGTTCAGCATCCCGCTCCTTCCCGACGCGTCCAAGAGCGAACCGGTCGTCATGGTGGTGGTGCTCCTCGGTCTCTGCGCCATTCTCTATGGAGCCTGGATCGCGCTGATTCAGCACGATTTGAGGCGGTTGTTGGCCTACAGCAGCATCAGCCATTTGGGATTCGTCGTGGTGGGGCTCTTCGCGTTGAACTACCAGGGTCTTCAAGGAAGCCTGTTGACCATGATCAATCTTGGCTTCAGCACAGCGGGGCTCTTCTTCATCGCGGGGTTCCTCTATTCCCGGCAGCAGACGACGCAGTTGTCTTCATTCGGAGGCATGGCCAAACAGGTTCCGCTCTTGGCCACGTTTTTCTTGATCATCGGGCTCGCCTCGATCGGGCTGCCCGGCACGAACGGCTTCGTGGGAGAGTTTCTGATTCTCATGGGAGCGTTCAAGGCGAAGTGGTGGATCGGAGCGATCGCCGTCCTGGGCGTGATTTTCGGCGCGGCGTATTTTCTTTGGTACTACGAACGCGCCATGCTCGGTCCCGCGGGGAAGGCCGTGAAGAGCACGATGAGCGATCTCCAGTTTCGGGAGATCGTCATTGCCTCGGCCCTGTCCGTGATGATCGTGTGGATCGGACTCTATCCGTCCCCGTTTCTTCGAATCATGAACGGATCGGTGCAGGCGTTGGTCGATCGGTTGAATCACGGGACCGTGGCGGCGTTCGAAACCGCTGTCGGCGAAAACGGACCTTAA